The following is a genomic window from Desulfofarcimen acetoxidans DSM 771.
TTCCTCCTTTAGAATCAGTCCCCCAGACACCTTCCTTCCGGAATTTGTTTGCCTCTTAAAAAATCAGCCGTCATCATTCTCTTGCAGCACTGTAACTGCAGTTCTTTAATACAAACCTGATCCTGGCCGGCCTGAATGATAATTCCCCCCGCATCTGATGCCATAACCTGTCCGGGTAATCCTATTGCATCAACCAGCCTCTTCCCGTACGTTGCCTGCCAAATTTTTATTACCTGGCCATCCAGATAAGTACAGGTTCCCGGCCAGGGGTTCATTCCCCGGATATGATTGCAGATTTCTCTGGCACTGCTGTGCCAGTTAATGATTTCATCTGCTTTGGTTAATAGCGGCGCATAGGTGGCACTGCTGTCCTGCTGTTTCTGCCGGGGGGCCTCGCCATCATCCACCAGTTGTAAAGTCCTCTCCAAGACCTCAGCTCCCAGGACAGCCAAGCGATCATGAACCATGCCCACAGTATCCTGTTTTTCTACCGGCAGTTCTTGACTGAGTATCATATCACCCGTATCCAGACCTTCGTCCATATACATAGTGGTTACACCTGTAACTTTTTCTCCGTTGATCACTGCCCGGTGAATTGGTGCAGCACCACGGTATTTAGGCAGCAAGGAGGCATGTACGTTAATACAGCCGAATTGCGGTATTTGCAGCAGCTCCGGTGAGAGCAGCTGGCCGAAGGCTACCACAACTATTACCTGAGGACTTAAATTTCTAAGCAGCCGGATAAATTCCGGTGTTTTTATCTTTTCAGGTTGAAATATTTTTAATCCGGCAGACTGGGCAAATATTTTTACCGGAGTCGGCAGCAATTTTTTACCCCTGCCTTTGGGCCGGTCAGGTTGGGTCACCACACCTGCGATATCAAAGCCCATTTTATATAGTTTTTCCAGAGAAGGTACGGCAAAATCCGGGCTGCCCATAAAAACAGTTTTCATTTGCAACGCCTCTGCTTATAAATTAACCTTTTGCTTTTGCTTTGTTTTCCAAAACAACATCTTCAAATTGTTTTCTTAAACTTTCTGCTTTATCAATAAATAAAATGCCATCCAAATGATCGAGCTCATGCTGCACGGCCCGAGCCATAAATCCCTTCACATGATACTCGACCTGCTCCCCATTTCTGTTAAGTGCCTGCACTTGAATTTTAGAGGCACGCGGTACCTGTCCCAGTGTTCCGGGTATGCTCAAGCAACCCTCAGTATCAGTTTCCTGTCCGCTGGCTTTGATTATCCTGGGATTAATCAACTCCAAGAGCCCCTCACCTATGTCAACAACCACAACCCGCTTAGATATGCCAATCTGTGGAGCGGCCAGACCCACACCCTTAGCGTCATACATAGTGTCAGCCATATTTTTTAATAATTTATGAATACTGGAGTTTATATTTTTTACCGGGTTAGCCTTTTGTCTGAGTACAGGATCGCCAACTTCAACAATATTATATATTGCCAAAAAAAAACCTCCCATCACATCATGTTTTGCGGCTCAACGTCAACAATAATTGAAAGCAACCTGTTTCCTTGCCGGCTCTCAAAAATGTCGATCCCTTTTGCTGCCAGCTGGCGAAGGATCAAAGCCTGTTTTCCTTTTAAAACGATTTGCCAGCGGTACTTCTCTTTTATTTTATGCAGTGGCGCCGGCGCCGGTCCTAATATATCGGGTCCATGAGGGTTAAAATCTCTTTGAGCCTCCAGCAAACATTCTTTTAATAAAAAAGCACCGCTCTGCACAAGTGCTGACTGAGTAGAGGAAAGTATAATTCTGATTAAACGGGAAAAAGGCGGATAGCCCAACTCCCGCCGTATAATCATTTCCTGTGCATAAAAGTCCTTATAACTGTTATTTAGCGCGGCTTTTATACTGTAATGCTCGGGATTATAAGTCTGGATGATTACCTCCCCGGGTTTCTCACCACGACCTGCCCGTCCCGCAACCTGAGTCAACAGTTGAAAAGTCTTTTCGGCTGCCCTAAAATCAGGCATATGCAAAGTAGTATCAGCATTAATAACTCCGACCAGTGTAACATTAGGTAAGTTCAAACCTTTGGCCAGCATTTGAGTGCCAATAAGAATATCTGCTTTCCCGTCCAAAAAATTTTTCAATATTTCAGCGTGTGCACCTTTACGGGAAGTAGTATCAGCATCCATTCGCAAGACACCGGCAGAGGGGAAAATATGTCTTATTTCTTCTTCAACTTTTTGCGTCCCGGTACCGGCAAATCTCAGTTGTTCTGAAGCACAGTTACTGCATTTATTAATAACCGGACTGATGTAATTGCAGTAATGACAGCGCAGTGTCAAATCACTGTGATAAGTAAGCGATATATCGCAATGCGGGCATTTTAAAACAAAACCGCAGTCACGGCATATAACTATAGGGGAAAAGCCTCTTCTGTTAATAAACAAAATAGTCTGTTCTTTTAATCTGATTTTTTCCTCAATTTTCTGCAGTAAAGCCAGACTAAAAATGCCCGGATTGCCCTTGTGTGTTTCAGCGCGCAAATCAATTGTTTTGATTTGCGGCAGGGGTTTTTGCTCTATCCTGTTTTCTATTGACAAATAGCGGTAGGGGCCCTCCTTCTGAGCACGACAATAAGATTCCAGCGACATTGTGGCGCTGCCCAAAATAACCACCGCTCCGCTTAATTTAGCTCTTTGCAGGGCTACTTCTCTGGCATGATACCTGGCTTGATCATCTTGTTTATAAGCTGCTTCGTGCTCCTCATCAATAATCAGTAAACCGGGACCGGATAAGGGAGCAAAAACTGCTGAGCGGGTACCCAATACTATTTTACTGTCCCCGTTCCTGATTCTTTGCCACTCATCATACCTTTCCCCGGCGGATAAAGCGCTATGTAAAACAGCTACCGTATCACCGTATCTTTCCTTAAAGGTGTTTACCATTTGGCCGGTCAGGGCTATTTCAGGCACGGTTATAAGTGTTTTACGCCCTAAGACCAGAGCCCGTGCTATTACGTTCAAATAAATTTCGGTTTTGCCGCTGCCGGTGATGCCGTGTAAAGCAAAAACCTGGCTCTGGGAAGACTCAATGGCCCGAATAATTTCTCCGGCACAGTAAGCCTGTTCCGGCGTCAAAACAGGGCCAGGAATCCCCGTAGGTTTAATTGGATAAGGATTTCTCCTTACAGAAGTTGTCCTGGCTTGCAGCAAGCCTTTGCCGACAAGCGCGCTGACAGTTGCTGAAGATACCCCCACCTGGTCAGCCAGTGCCTTGGGTGATAAACCAGGCTGGCCCGCCGCCGCTTTAATTACCGCCGACTGTTTAGGCGAGCGGTTAAGCTTGGCGAGTACTTGTGCCAGTTGGTTATCGGCAAAACCGATCCACAAGCCTGTATAGCTTCCGGCAGCTTTAACCCTTACAGCGGGAGAAACCATACATTTTAGCGCCTGGGCCAAGGTGCATAAATAATAAGCTTTCATCCAACGGGCTAAAGTCCATAATTCCTCTGTTATAACCGGTTCATTATCCAGGACTGCCAGAACAGGCTTCAGCTTTTCTTGAGATACCTGTGTAATGCCAGAAAAACCGACAACATAACCGGTAACTTTACGACCGGCAAAAGGAACAATAACCCTCATGCCAAATTTAATTGCCGGAAAAAGATCTGCCGGTACTATATAACTAAAAACCCGGTCCACATTGCGCACCGGAACATCTACTACTATTTCGGCATAAACCTGTTCTGACATGCTTTTCACTTCTTTAACTGTACTTAATAATTAATAAATCTCTAATCAATGGGGCTGCTTTTCCTTATCCCAACTACTTCATCAAGTATTCGATGAGCCAGCTTAATTTTGTCCATCTTAGGCAAACAAAGGGGTTCGCAATCCGGGTAAACCAGTGCCGCGATATTGGTTTCAGTACCAAACCCCGCATCCGGCAGAGTTATATCATTGGCTACCAAAAAATCCAATTTCTTTTTTTGTACCTTTTGAGCCGCATTCTCCAGCAAATCCTGGGATTCAGCAGCAAAACCAACCAGAATCTGTCCTGCTTTCTTCTTTTGTCCCAATTCAAGCAATATATCCGGGTTTCTTGACATTTCCAGTACCAACTCACCGGTACCTTTTTTAATCTTATGTTCAGCTGCTGACTTGGGCCGGTAATCAGCTACCGCTGCAGCTTTAATCACCACATCAGTCAAGTGAAAACGCTGCAACACGGCATGATACATATCTATTGCCGAAACAACGGGAATGAACTCCAGGTCGTGCGGCGGTTTTAAGTGGCTGACGCCACTGACCAGAGTTACCTCGGCACCACGGTCACGAGCGGCCTGGGCCAAGGCATACCCCATTTTACCTGTACTTTTATTAGTAATAAACCTTACCGGATCAATATCCTCCCTGGTAGCTCCGGCAGTTATTAAAACTCTAACACCCGCTAAATCTTTTTTAACGGTTAAAGCCCGGTTAATCTCCTCGTATATTATGTCAAGATCAGCCAGCCTGCCTTGTCCCTCTGTACCGCAGGCCAATCTGCCGGTTCCCGGTTCAACAAACAAGAAACCTCGTTCTTTTAACCGGCTGATATTTTGCCGGACAACAGAATTGGCATACATGTTAGTATTCATGGCCGGGCATATAAGAACCGGACAGTTAGCTGCCAGCAAGACAGTGGAAAGTAAATCATCCGCCAGTCCCTGCGCTGCTTTGGCAATAATGTTAGCTGTAGCCGGAACAACCGCCAGCAATTGAGAGCGAGTTGCCAGCTCAATATGAGGGATACCGCCATGCTCCGGAATATCAAATAAATTTGTATAAACAGGCTTGCCGCAAAGTGTAGCCAGTGTTAAAGGACTGATAAACTTTTGTGCCGAATCAGTCATAACAACATGAACATCTGCCCCGTTTTTTGTTAAATAACTTACGATATCAGCTGCTTTATAGGCTGCAATTCCACCCGTTACACCGATTGTAATAGCCCTGCCCGACGGCATAAGATCACCCTCAAAACTCTATTTAATTCCTGCTTTAAGGCGCCTGTATCTAACTTTACCCCTGAGCAATTCGTGCAGGGCAGTAGTAACAGGTTTGCCGGGCAGTTCACTTTCATTTGTTTGAAACAACTCCGTTAGCTGGCGGGCACGCTTGGCCGATACCACCACCAGTGTATATCTACTGTCAACCATATCCAACAAAACATCCAGTGACGGCTGATTCATAATTACCTCCTAAAGTTAAAGGTATTTAGCAAAATCATAATAATAGGGTCGGCACTTTTCAGCGATTAATATGGCTTCAACTTTACCGACTGCTTCATTTACAGTATTATTAATGACTATATAACCATAGCTGGATATATACTTAATTTCCTCAGCTACACATTTCAGCCGCTTTTCTATTTCAGCCGCAGAATCTGTGCCCCTGTTTACTAATCTGGTCTTTAATTCAGTCAGTGAAGGTGGAACAATAAAAACCAGTACTGAGTTAGGCATTTTTTCTTTTACCTGCAAAGCGCCTTGAATATCAATCTCTAAAATAACATCCTTGCCTGTTTCCAAAGCTTTCTCTACTTCCAGACGCGGTGTGCCGTAGTAGTTGTCGTAAACTCTGGCATACTCCAAAAATTGATCTTCAACCAACAAATGTTCAAATTCTTCTTTAGTTTTAAACCAGTAATTTACTCCCTGTATTTCACCGGATCTCGGCTGTCTGGTGGTAGCTGAGACAGATAAATACATATTTTGTTTTTTCTTTAAAAGTGCCTGGCAAACAGTTCCTTTACCGGCTCCAGAGGGGCCGGAAATAACCAACAGTAATCCCTTCAGAACCATAATCCCCTCCCTGCTAAGCCTCCGGATCGTCCAGAACTGTTTGAGAGTCCTTAGAAGTCAAGCGATTAGCTACAGTTTCCGGCTGTACAGCTGAAAGTATTACATGATCACTGTCAGTCACTATAACAGCTCTTGTCCGCCTGCCATAAGTTGCGTCAATCAACATGCCCCTGTCACGCGCTTCTGTGATAATCCTTTTAATCGGTGCAGATTCCGGGCTAACAATAGCTACAATCCTATTAGCGGAAACAATGTTGCCAAAGCCTATATTAATAAGTTTTATATCCATAGCTGCCTCCTTGAAAATGTAATTATGTTGAATAATCCTTATTCTACATTTTGTATTTGTTCTCTTACTTTTTCTAATTCGCTTTTCACATCTACCACTAATTTACTTATTTCCACATTGTTTGCCTTTGAGGCAACAGTATTGATCTCCCGGTTCATTTCTTGTACTATGAAATCAAGTTTCCTGCCAACCGGTTCGTTTCCAGCCAGACAAGCGTCAACTTGTTTGAGATGACTCTCCAACCTGACAATTTCCTCTGTAATGTTGGAACGGTCGGCAAACAAGGCTATTTCCCCGGCAACACGAACCGGGTCAGGTATATTATCTCCCAACCAGTCTGATAATTGCCTGCTTAATCTCAGTCGATAATCTTCCACCACCTGCGGAGCAATTTCTTTAATTTCATTTTTTATGCTGCTAATTTTATTGATACGGCAGGCAATGTCTTGTTCCAGCTGCCTGCCTTCAGCCTCTCGCATTTGCCGCAGGCTATCCAGTGCTTCGGTCAATGCTTGCTGTACTACCGGCCACCAGGATTCAACATCCTCTTCTATTTCCTGCAAAACCAAAACATCAGGAAATTGCGCAATATCAATAACATTAATCTGTCCTGTTAACTGCAGGTCTGTCTGCAGTTCTTTTATTGCCTTATGATACGATGCCCCTAAAGCTTTGTCAACTTTTACCGCTGCATTTTTTTCTGCCAATTGTTCCATAGCAAAAAATATATCTACACGTCCCCTGGCTATAGCTGACTGAATCTGCTTTCTGACTCTATCCTCTAAAAAATTAAGCATCCTGGGCAATCTAACTACAATATCTAAATAACGGTGATTAACAGCTTTTAGTTCTATGACAAACTTACGACCTTGTACGTAAGCCTCACCATGTCCAAAACCGGTCATGCTTTTCAGCAATATCTCACCACCTATATTTTATAAGTCACATTCTTAGTTTTCTACTCTAAATTGAGAAAATCCTTTGTATTGCCTAGATAATATTTAAAAATAAGACCGCCTGCAATTAATATTGCCCATTTCGGTATAAAAATTTCAGCCCGCAGGCAACGGGCTGAGCAGGTTAATTAATTTTTACTAAAAAATCCGCGATGCGATCCAGGCCTTCTTTAATGTTCTCCATGGAAGTAGCATAAGAAAGCCGGAAATTTTTATCACAGCCAAAGGCAATACCCGGCACAAGAGCAACTTTAACTTCTTGCAGGAGCAATTCAGCAAGGTCAGTGGAGGAATTGATTATTCGACTCTTATAAGATTTGCCGAAATATCCGCTGATATCAGGAAACAGGTAAAAAGCCCCGCCCGGCTTTTCACATTTTACACCCGGTATAGCCTGTAAACGCTGCAGCATATAGTCACGTCTTTTAGCAAACTCAACTCTCATGGTTTCCAACGGCTGTTGATTGCCCTGGATGGCTGCCACACTTGCTGCCTGGGCAATGGAAGAAGCATTGGAGGTTGCATGACTCTGCAGATCGGACATGGCTTTGGCTATTTGCACCGGAGCGGCAGCATAGCCTATGCGCCAGCCGGTCATGGCATAAGCTTTGGAAACACCGTTTATTATAATGGTCAATTCCTTTAATTCGGAGCTTAGTGAGGCAATGCTTATATGTTCAAGGTTGTCATAAATCAGTTTTTCATAAATTTCGTCTGATATAACCGTTATGTTATGCTTGACTATAATTTCACCCAACGCCTCCAGCTCTGCCCGGGTATATACAGCCCCGGTAGGATTACTGGGGCTGTTGATTAATACCGCTCTGGTTTTTTCATTAACAGCTCTGCTGAATTCTTCGGGTGTGATTTTATAACCGTTTTCCTCTCTGGCCTCAATAATACGTGGGACAGCTCCGGTTAATTTTATTTGTTCCATGTAACTTACCCAGTAAGGAGCAGGTAAGATTACCTCATCACCTTCCTGGCATAAAACCTGAAAGGTATTGTAAAGAGAGTGTTTCGCGCCTGAAGAAACTACAATTTGATTGGTCTGAAAATCAAGCTTGTTATCCACTTTTAGCTTGTTCACTATGGCTTTTTTCAAAGGCTCAATACCGGCTACCGGTGTATACTTGGTCAGCCCTGCTTGTATAGCCTCAACAGCGGCAGCTTTTATGTGTTCAGGAGTATCAAAGTCAGGCTCCCCGACACCAAAGTTAACTACTTTTTCACCCTCTGCTTTCATCTTTTTTGCCTGAGCGTCAATTGACAGAGTCGGTGACGGGCTGATTCGGGCAGCCCGGTATGACAACCTCATTGTTTTATCCTCCCATACCAGAATGAATCTCTTATAATTTATATGAACCGGCAAACACTTCTTCTGCCGGGCCGGTCATATAGACATGATTATTATCGGCCCATTCGATCAAAAGGTCGCCTCCGGTCAAGTGAACAGTAACTTGACGTTCTGTTAAACCGTTTAAAACAGCAGCCACAACAGTTGCACAGGCACCTGTTCCACAAGCCATTGTTTCACCCGCTCCTCTTTCCCATACTTTCATTTTGACTTCCCGACGGTTCAACACTTCTATAAACTCCACATTGGTTTTACGGGGAAAAACTTCATGTATTTCAATTTGCGGACCAATCAATGATACCGGAAAGGAGACCGCTTCGTCGACAAATATAAGGCAATGAGGATTGCCCATAGATACAGCTGTAACT
Proteins encoded in this region:
- the def gene encoding peptide deformylase translates to MAIYNIVEVGDPVLRQKANPVKNINSSIHKLLKNMADTMYDAKGVGLAAPQIGISKRVVVVDIGEGLLELINPRIIKASGQETDTEGCLSIPGTLGQVPRASKIQVQALNRNGEQVEYHVKGFMARAVQHELDHLDGILFIDKAESLRKQFEDVVLENKAKAKG
- the rpoZ gene encoding DNA-directed RNA polymerase subunit omega is translated as MNQPSLDVLLDMVDSRYTLVVVSAKRARQLTELFQTNESELPGKPVTTALHELLRGKVRYRRLKAGIK
- a CDS encoding YicC/YloC family endoribonuclease produces the protein MLKSMTGFGHGEAYVQGRKFVIELKAVNHRYLDIVVRLPRMLNFLEDRVRKQIQSAIARGRVDIFFAMEQLAEKNAAVKVDKALGASYHKAIKELQTDLQLTGQINVIDIAQFPDVLVLQEIEEDVESWWPVVQQALTEALDSLRQMREAEGRQLEQDIACRINKISSIKNEIKEIAPQVVEDYRLRLSRQLSDWLGDNIPDPVRVAGEIALFADRSNITEEIVRLESHLKQVDACLAGNEPVGRKLDFIVQEMNREINTVASKANNVEISKLVVDVKSELEKVREQIQNVE
- a CDS encoding pyridoxal phosphate-dependent aminotransferase, producing the protein MRLSYRAARISPSPTLSIDAQAKKMKAEGEKVVNFGVGEPDFDTPEHIKAAAVEAIQAGLTKYTPVAGIEPLKKAIVNKLKVDNKLDFQTNQIVVSSGAKHSLYNTFQVLCQEGDEVILPAPYWVSYMEQIKLTGAVPRIIEAREENGYKITPEEFSRAVNEKTRAVLINSPSNPTGAVYTRAELEALGEIIVKHNITVISDEIYEKLIYDNLEHISIASLSSELKELTIIINGVSKAYAMTGWRIGYAAAPVQIAKAMSDLQSHATSNASSIAQAASVAAIQGNQQPLETMRVEFAKRRDYMLQRLQAIPGVKCEKPGGAFYLFPDISGYFGKSYKSRIINSSTDLAELLLQEVKVALVPGIAFGCDKNFRLSYATSMENIKEGLDRIADFLVKIN
- the priA gene encoding replication restart helicase PriA, with the protein product MSEQVYAEIVVDVPVRNVDRVFSYIVPADLFPAIKFGMRVIVPFAGRKVTGYVVGFSGITQVSQEKLKPVLAVLDNEPVITEELWTLARWMKAYYLCTLAQALKCMVSPAVRVKAAGSYTGLWIGFADNQLAQVLAKLNRSPKQSAVIKAAAGQPGLSPKALADQVGVSSATVSALVGKGLLQARTTSVRRNPYPIKPTGIPGPVLTPEQAYCAGEIIRAIESSQSQVFALHGITGSGKTEIYLNVIARALVLGRKTLITVPEIALTGQMVNTFKERYGDTVAVLHSALSAGERYDEWQRIRNGDSKIVLGTRSAVFAPLSGPGLLIIDEEHEAAYKQDDQARYHAREVALQRAKLSGAVVILGSATMSLESYCRAQKEGPYRYLSIENRIEQKPLPQIKTIDLRAETHKGNPGIFSLALLQKIEEKIRLKEQTILFINRRGFSPIVICRDCGFVLKCPHCDISLTYHSDLTLRCHYCNYISPVINKCSNCASEQLRFAGTGTQKVEEEIRHIFPSAGVLRMDADTTSRKGAHAEILKNFLDGKADILIGTQMLAKGLNLPNVTLVGVINADTTLHMPDFRAAEKTFQLLTQVAGRAGRGEKPGEVIIQTYNPEHYSIKAALNNSYKDFYAQEMIIRRELGYPPFSRLIRIILSSTQSALVQSGAFLLKECLLEAQRDFNPHGPDILGPAPAPLHKIKEKYRWQIVLKGKQALILRQLAAKGIDIFESRQGNRLLSIIVDVEPQNMM
- the gmk gene encoding guanylate kinase; the encoded protein is MVLKGLLLVISGPSGAGKGTVCQALLKKKQNMYLSVSATTRQPRSGEIQGVNYWFKTKEEFEHLLVEDQFLEYARVYDNYYGTPRLEVEKALETGKDVILEIDIQGALQVKEKMPNSVLVFIVPPSLTELKTRLVNRGTDSAAEIEKRLKCVAEEIKYISSYGYIVINNTVNEAVGKVEAILIAEKCRPYYYDFAKYL
- the fmt gene encoding methionyl-tRNA formyltransferase → MKTVFMGSPDFAVPSLEKLYKMGFDIAGVVTQPDRPKGRGKKLLPTPVKIFAQSAGLKIFQPEKIKTPEFIRLLRNLSPQVIVVVAFGQLLSPELLQIPQFGCINVHASLLPKYRGAAPIHRAVINGEKVTGVTTMYMDEGLDTGDMILSQELPVEKQDTVGMVHDRLAVLGAEVLERTLQLVDDGEAPRQKQQDSSATYAPLLTKADEIINWHSSAREICNHIRGMNPWPGTCTYLDGQVIKIWQATYGKRLVDAIGLPGQVMASDAGGIIIQAGQDQVCIKELQLQCCKRMMTADFLRGKQIPEGRCLGD
- the coaBC gene encoding bifunctional phosphopantothenoylcysteine decarboxylase/phosphopantothenate--cysteine ligase CoaBC, which translates into the protein MPSGRAITIGVTGGIAAYKAADIVSYLTKNGADVHVVMTDSAQKFISPLTLATLCGKPVYTNLFDIPEHGGIPHIELATRSQLLAVVPATANIIAKAAQGLADDLLSTVLLAANCPVLICPAMNTNMYANSVVRQNISRLKERGFLFVEPGTGRLACGTEGQGRLADLDIIYEEINRALTVKKDLAGVRVLITAGATREDIDPVRFITNKSTGKMGYALAQAARDRGAEVTLVSGVSHLKPPHDLEFIPVVSAIDMYHAVLQRFHLTDVVIKAAAVADYRPKSAAEHKIKKGTGELVLEMSRNPDILLELGQKKKAGQILVGFAAESQDLLENAAQKVQKKKLDFLVANDITLPDAGFGTETNIAALVYPDCEPLCLPKMDKIKLAHRILDEVVGIRKSSPID
- the remA gene encoding extracellular matrix/biofilm regulator RemA, with protein sequence MDIKLINIGFGNIVSANRIVAIVSPESAPIKRIITEARDRGMLIDATYGRRTRAVIVTDSDHVILSAVQPETVANRLTSKDSQTVLDDPEA